From one Brachypodium distachyon strain Bd21 chromosome 4, Brachypodium_distachyon_v3.0, whole genome shotgun sequence genomic stretch:
- the LOC100830464 gene encoding putative H/ACA ribonucleoprotein complex subunit 1-like protein 1, whose protein sequence is MRPPRGGGGFRGRGGDRGGRGGRFGGGGGGRGGRFGGGGGGFRDEGPPSEVVEVSTFLHACEGDAVTKLTNEKVPYFNAPIYLQNKTQIGKVDEIFGPINESYFSVKMFEGVIATSYKEGDKFFIDPMKLLPLSRFLPQPKGSTQGGPRGGGRGGRGGARGGRGGFRGGRGAPRGRGGPPRGGGRGGFRGRGRY, encoded by the exons ATGCGGCCCccgagaggcggcggcggtttccgcgggcgcggcggggaccggggaggccgaggcggccgcttcggcggcggcggcggcggcaggggtgGCCGCttcggcggaggcggtggcgggtTCCGCGACGAGGGCCCTCCCTCCGAGGTCGTCG AGGTGTCGACGTTCCTGCACGCGTGCGAGGGGGACGCGGTGACGAAGCTGACGAACGAGAAGGTGCCCTACTTCAACGCGCCCATCTACCTCCAGAACAAGACCCAGATCGGCAAGGTCGACGAGATCTTCGGCCCCATCAATGAATCA TATTTCTCGGTCAAGATGTTTGAAGGGGTCATTGCAACATCTTACAAAGAAGGTGACAAGTTCTTCATTGACCCCATGAAGCTGCTGCCTCTCTCACGCTTCCTGCCTCAGCCAAA GGGCTCGACTCAAGGAGGTCCTCGAGGTGGTGGTCGCGGTGGAAGAGGTGGTGCTCGTGGCGGCCGTGGTGGATTCCGTGGTGGAAGAGGGGCACCAAGGGGTCGTGGTGGACCTCCCAGGGGTGGAGGACGTGGTGGATTCAGAGGACGAGGCAGATACTAG
- the LOC100830775 gene encoding uncharacterized protein LOC100830775 — MQPAAKPKPRPPSTAASAQPSAKPASSSSSSAADPNPKRTRPAATPVTDAAPSSPPHSNPNPNGAPNPSPLLPSPHLQPPPQPLPPSRPLLTVAAVEAAMLAIPPPPQYGLECLDRRTVALSDGTIRTYFALPLEPPPQLRLQPLPMPPPPILPPLPPPHFGPPGPGQGLSRWIPPLMHAPAPPGPAPKRKWEGQANGAGPGESSGRQQQHQQQKPEEKRVAKQVKVESTELDAKTLKNSFLKMVKMINENTEVKKNYRANGKISQLKCAVCKRDSIDLHALINHSYNTKNAELRADHLGLHKAICVLMGWNYSVDPVHKKAYQTLSTADAEANQGDLILWPPTIIVENTYKSKNDGQKDGMSNKEMEGKLREMGFAGFSVKPLVGKDGQRAMLVKFASSLAGLNEAVRLAELFDAEGHGRAQWVQARGNPSFVGGSNPMFVKVDEKGQRTWILYGYLATAWDLDALDAESKQNVVIKSRKELDLSD, encoded by the exons ATGCAACCCGCcgccaagcccaagcccagacctccgtcgacggcggcgtccgcgCAGCCGTCTGCCAAgccggcgtcctcctcctcctcctccgccgccgatcCGAACCCCAAGCGCacccgccccgccgccacccccgtCACGGATGCCGCGCCCTCCAGCCCCCCGCACTCCAACCCTAACCCCAACGGCGCGCCCAACCCCTCCCCGCTCCTCCCGTCCCCGCACCtccaaccgccgccgcagcccctgccgccgtcgcgcccGCTTCTCACGgtcgcggcggtggaggccgcCATGTTAGCTAtcccgcccccgccgcagTACGGCCTCGAGTGCCTCGATCGGCGCACCGTTGCGCTCTCCGATGGCACCATCCGCACCTACTTCGCGCTGCCACTCGAGCCCCCGCCGCAACTCCGCCTGCAGCCGCTCCCGATGCCGCCTCCGCCGATCTtgccgccactgccgccgccccaCTTCGGCCCGCCTGGGCCTGGCCAGGGACTTAGCAGGTGGATTCCGCCACTGATGCACGCGCCAGCTCCGCCGGGGCCGGCCCCGAAGCGGAAGTGGGAGGGTCAGGCCAATGGTGCCGGCCCCGGTGAATCCTCGGGCCGGCAGCaacagcatcagcagcagaaACCAGAGGAGAAGCGTGTTGCAAAGCAGGTGAAGGTTGAGAGTACAGAGCTGGACGCCAAAACGCTGAAGAACTCATTTCTTAAGATGGTGAAGATGATAAACGAGAACACGGAGGTGAAGAAGAATTACCGGGCCAACGGAAAGATTTCCCAGCTCAAGTGCGCCGTCTGTAAAAG GGATTCTATAGATTTGCATGCACTTATCAATCATTCATACAATACGAAGAATGCTGAGCTTCGTGCTGATCATCTTGGGTTGCACAAAGCTATATGTGTTCTTATGGGCTGGAACTACTCCGTAGATCCTGTACACAAAAAGGCTTACCAAACATTATCAACTGCTGATGCTGAAGCCAACCAAGGAGATCTTATTTTATGGCCACCAACAATCATAGTTGAGAACACATACAAGTCAAAGAACGACGGGCAAAAGGATGGCATGAGTAACAAAGAGATGGAGGGCAAGCTCAGAG AAATGGGGTTTGCCGGTTTCAGTGTGAAGCCACTTGTTGGCAAGGATGGACAAAGAGCCATGCTAGTGAAATTCGCAAGCAGCTTGGCTGGTCTCAACGAAGCTGTGCGGCTTGCTGAGCTCTTTGATGCCGAAGGCCATGGGCGTGCCCAGTGGGTCCAAGCTCGGGGCAACCCCTCTTTTGTTGGGGGCAGCAACCCCATGTTTGTGAAGGTGGATGAGAAGGGGCAACGGACATGGATCCTCTATGGTTATCTGGCCACAGCGTGGGACCTGGACGCCCTTGACGCAGAGTCGAAGCAAAATGTTGTTATAAAGAGCAGAAAAGAGCTCGATTTATCTGACTAG
- the LOC100833916 gene encoding calcium-transporting ATPase 7, plasma membrane-type isoform X2 codes for MERRSSWKPAKQWRKAANVIRTCHRLSGGIQPYVAIDIGNESDSDYSSGNGTSAFTALAADESFRGLVKDKREGSFRRLGGVAGIAAALASDAERGIFPGDVRRRQAAFGVNACPKTSSRPKSRFLSHLQDALSDAFLVVLLVCAAVSLGFGVRQHGFRDGWYVDGASIFLVVFVVATTSAVSRHGQAKQFDKLDMARGSNDMAATVVRAARRQEVSVSDIVVGDVVLLKAGEVVPADGVFLEGHDLQVDESSMNGEPQPVEIDAEKNPFLASGVKVVDGHGRMLVTAVGTNTAWGGMMSSIITTKEQVKNAEPTPLQQRLQGLTSAMGKIGIGVAVLVFTVLAARQHAGTARDSQGKPLFVVAIPEGIPLAVTLALAFTVKRVAKEHALVRRLSACETMGSVTAICTDMTGTLTLNHMVVSEFWVGNDQPKAATALAGSVLSLLRQGAGLNTTGHVYNKPEDNVSSRPQISGSPTEKALLSWAVDYLGTDTDALKKSCEVVRIEAGENRIGVMIRDNAGAVIAHWKGAARMVLPGCSMYVDTRGAAHELGIEQRAKLEKAIDDMAVAGLQCVALAYKQVNRHGKQPTMDDDKGLTLLALVGLKDPCRSDAKSAIDTCAEAGVEVKMVTNANIALARAVAVECGLISDNSPSGITIEGPEFRAMPQEQQLAIVDDIRVMARSLPMDKLLLVQWLKQKGHVVAVTGCGSKDAPALMEADIGLSMGIRGTEIAKESSDIVILNDSFSTVATAVRWGRCVHDNIQKFIQFHVTVNVAALVINYLSAITTGKMPLTTVQLLWINVIMDTMGVLALATGTPTEALMRRPPTGRAAPLISNAMWRNLIAQAAFQVFNLFNAREIEKKKVFAALFNSRMFLTIIAATVVLQAVMVEVLTRFAGTKRLGLGQWGVCFAIAAMSWPIDWAIKFIPVPDWPVIKMKASR; via the exons ATGGAGCGGCGTTCGTCGTGGAAGCCGGCGAAGCAATGGCGCAAGGCGGCGAACGTGATCCGGACGTGCCACCGGCTGTCCGGCGGCATCCAGCCCTACGTCGCCATCGACATCGGCAACGAGAGTGACTCCGACTACTCGTCCGGCAACGGGACGTCCGCATTCACTGCCTTGGCAGCCGACGAGTCCTTCAGGGGCCTTGTCAAGGACAAGCGCGAGGGCAGCTTCCGCCGCctcggcggcgtcgccggcaTCGCGGCCGCGCTGGCGTCCGACGCGGAGCGCGGCATTTTTCCTGGCGACGTGCGGCGCCGCCAGGCGGCCTTCGGCGTGAACGCGTGCCCGAAGACGTCCTCCAGGCCCAAGAGCCGCTTCCTCAGCCACCTCCAGGACGCGCTCAGCGACGCGTTCCTCGTCGTGCTCCTCGtctgcgccgccgtctccctcggcTTCGGCGTCAGGCAGCACGGGTTCAGGGACGGGTGGTACGTCGACGGCGCGAGCATCTTTCTCGTGGTTTTCGTCGTCGCGACCACGTCCGCTGTCAGCCGCCACGGCCAGGCCAAGCAGTTCGACAAACTGGACATGGCCAGGGGCTCCAACGACATGGCCGCGACCGTCGTGCGTGCCGCCAGGAGGCAGGAGGTCTCCGTGTCCGACATCGTCGTGGGAGACGTCGTGTTGCTCAAGGCGGGCGAGGTCGTGCCGGCGGACGGGGTGTTCCTGGAAGGGCACGACCTGCAGGTGGACGAGTCCAGCATGAACGGCGAGCCACAACCCGTGGAGATCGACGCCGAGAAGAACCCTTTCCTCGCCTCTGGCGTCAAGGTCGTCGATGGCCACGGCCGGATGCTCGTCACGGCCGTGGGCACGAACACGGCATGGGGCGGGATGATGAGCAGCATCATCACCACCAAGGAGCAGGTGAAGAACGCCGAACCGACGCCGCTCCAGCAGCGCCTCCAGGGCCTCACGTCGGCCATGGGAAAGATCGgcatcggcgtcgcggtgctCGTCTTCACCGTGCTCGCCGCGCGCCAGCACGCCGGCACCGCCAGGGACAGCCAGGGGAAGCCTCTGTTCGTCGTCGCCATCCCCGAGGGCATCCCGCTGGCCGTGACGCTGGCGCTGGCGTTCACCGTGAAGCGGGTCGCCAAGGAACACGCGCTGGTGCGCCGTCTCTCTGCGTGCGAGACGATGGGGTCGGTCACGGCCATCTGCACCGACATGACCGGAACGCTCACGCTGAACCACATGGTGGTGAGCGAGTTCTGGGTCGGCAATGACCAGCCTAAAGCCGCCACGGCGCTCGCCGGGAGCGTGCTCAGCCTGCTGCGCCAGGGAGCCGGGCTCAACACCACCGGTCATGTGTACAACAAGCCGGAGGACAACGTGTCGTCGCGGCCGCAGATATCCGGCAGCCCGACGGAGAAGGCGTTGCTGTCGTGGGCCGTGGACTATCTCGGCACGGACACCGACGCGTTGAAGAAGAGTTGCGAGGTGGTTCGCATCGAAGCCGGCGAAAACCGAATCGGCGTGATGATCAGGGACAATGCCGGCGCGGTGATCGCGCACTGGAAAGGCGCCGCGAGGATGGTCTTGCCGGGTTGCTCCATGTACGTGGACACACGAGGAGCTGCGCACGAGCTGGGCATCGAGCAGAGGGCGAAGCTGGAGAAGGCCATCGATGACATGGCGGTGGCCGGCCTGCAGTGCGTCGCCTTGGCTTACAAGCAAGTCAATCGCCATGGCAAGCAACCAACCATGGACGACGACAAGGGGCTGACTTTGCTGGCCTTGGTCGGCTTGAAAGACCCGTGCCGGTCAGATGCCAAGTCCGCCATTGACACCTGCGCCGAAGCAGGTGTTGAGGTGAAGATGGTGACCAACGCAAACATCGCATTGGCCCGCGCAGTCGCCGTGGAGTGTGGCCTTATCTCAGACAACAGCCCCAGCGGCATCACAATCGAAGGGCCTGAATTCCGCGCCATGCCGCAGGAGCAACAGCTCGCGATCGTCGATGACATCCGTGTCATGGCGCGGTCTCTGCCTATGGACAAGCTGCTGCTAGTACAGTGGCTAAAGCAGAAGGGACACGTGGTGGCCGTCACCGGCTGTGGTTCCAAGGACGCTCCGGCGCTCATGGAGGCTGACATTGGTCTGTCCATGGGGATACGTGGCACCGAGATCGCCAAGGAGAGCTCCGACATTGTCATCCTCAACGACAGCTTCAGCACGGTGGCGACGGCCGTCCGCTGGGGCCGTTGCGTCCACGACAACATACAGAAGTTCATCCAGTTCCACGTCACCGTCAACGTGGCCGCCCTCGTCATCAACTACCTCTCCGCGATCACCACGGGGAAGATGCCGCTGACCACCGTGCAGCTGCTGTGGATCAACGTTATCATGGACACCATGGGCGTGCTGGCGTTGGCCACGGGCACGCCAACGGAGGCGCTGATGCGCCGCCCGCCGACCGGTCGTGCAGCGCCGCTTATCAGCAACGCCATGTGGCGCAACCTCATCGCGCAGGCAGCTTTCCAG GTGTTCAACCTGTTCAATGCGAGGGAGATCGAGAAGAAAAAAGTCTTTGCCGCGCTGTTCAACAGCAGGATGTTCCTCACAATCATCGCGGCGACGGTCGTCCTGCAGGCGGTGATGGTGGAGGTGCTAACAAGGTTCGCTGGCACGAAGAGGCTTGGCTTGGGGCAATGGGGTGTATGCTTTGCTATTGCCGCCATGTCCTGGCCGATCGACTGGGCGATCAAGTTCATCCCTGTGCCAGACTGGCCTGTCATTAAGATGAAGGCAAGCAGATGA
- the LOC100833916 gene encoding calcium-transporting ATPase 7, plasma membrane-type isoform X1, with amino-acid sequence MERRSSWKPAKQWRKAANVIRTCHRLSGGIQPYVAIDIGNESDSDYSSGNGTSAFTALAADESFRGLVKDKREGSFRRLGGVAGIAAALASDAERGIFPGDVRRRQAAFGVNACPKTSSRPKSRFLSHLQDALSDAFLVVLLVCAAVSLGFGVRQHGFRDGWYVDGASIFLVVFVVATTSAVSRHGQAKQFDKLDMARGSNDMAATVVRAARRQEVSVSDIVVGDVVLLKAGEVVPADGVFLEGHDLQVDESSMNGEPQPVEIDAEKNPFLASGVKVVDGHGRMLVTAVGTNTAWGGMMSSIITTKEQVKNAEPTPLQQRLQGLTSAMGKIGIGVAVLVFTVLAARQHAGTARDSQGKPLFVVAIPEGIPLAVTLALAFTVKRVAKEHALVRRLSACETMGSVTAICTDMTGTLTLNHMVVSEFWVGNDQPKAATALAGSVLSLLRQGAGLNTTGHVYNKPEDNVSSRPQISGSPTEKALLSWAVDYLGTDTDALKKSCEVVRIEAGENRIGVMIRDNAGAVIAHWKGAARMVLPGCSMYVDTRGAAHELGIEQRAKLEKAIDDMAVAGLQCVALAYKQVNRHGKQPTMDDDKGLTLLALVGLKDPCRSDAKSAIDTCAEAGVEVKMVTNANIALARAVAVECGLISDNSPSGITIEGPEFRAMPQEQQLAIVDDIRVMARSLPMDKLLLVQWLKQKGHVVAVTGCGSKDAPALMEADIGLSMGIRGTEIAKESSDIVILNDSFSTVATAVRWGRCVHDNIQKFIQFHVTVNVAALVINYLSAITTGKMPLTTVQLLWINVIMDTMGVLALATGTPTEALMRRPPTGRAAPLISNAMWRNLIAQAAFQVGILLSLQHLQGRRVFGADETVNRTMIFNTFVLCQVFNLFNAREIEKKKVFAALFNSRMFLTIIAATVVLQAVMVEVLTRFAGTKRLGLGQWGVCFAIAAMSWPIDWAIKFIPVPDWPVIKMKASR; translated from the coding sequence ATGGAGCGGCGTTCGTCGTGGAAGCCGGCGAAGCAATGGCGCAAGGCGGCGAACGTGATCCGGACGTGCCACCGGCTGTCCGGCGGCATCCAGCCCTACGTCGCCATCGACATCGGCAACGAGAGTGACTCCGACTACTCGTCCGGCAACGGGACGTCCGCATTCACTGCCTTGGCAGCCGACGAGTCCTTCAGGGGCCTTGTCAAGGACAAGCGCGAGGGCAGCTTCCGCCGCctcggcggcgtcgccggcaTCGCGGCCGCGCTGGCGTCCGACGCGGAGCGCGGCATTTTTCCTGGCGACGTGCGGCGCCGCCAGGCGGCCTTCGGCGTGAACGCGTGCCCGAAGACGTCCTCCAGGCCCAAGAGCCGCTTCCTCAGCCACCTCCAGGACGCGCTCAGCGACGCGTTCCTCGTCGTGCTCCTCGtctgcgccgccgtctccctcggcTTCGGCGTCAGGCAGCACGGGTTCAGGGACGGGTGGTACGTCGACGGCGCGAGCATCTTTCTCGTGGTTTTCGTCGTCGCGACCACGTCCGCTGTCAGCCGCCACGGCCAGGCCAAGCAGTTCGACAAACTGGACATGGCCAGGGGCTCCAACGACATGGCCGCGACCGTCGTGCGTGCCGCCAGGAGGCAGGAGGTCTCCGTGTCCGACATCGTCGTGGGAGACGTCGTGTTGCTCAAGGCGGGCGAGGTCGTGCCGGCGGACGGGGTGTTCCTGGAAGGGCACGACCTGCAGGTGGACGAGTCCAGCATGAACGGCGAGCCACAACCCGTGGAGATCGACGCCGAGAAGAACCCTTTCCTCGCCTCTGGCGTCAAGGTCGTCGATGGCCACGGCCGGATGCTCGTCACGGCCGTGGGCACGAACACGGCATGGGGCGGGATGATGAGCAGCATCATCACCACCAAGGAGCAGGTGAAGAACGCCGAACCGACGCCGCTCCAGCAGCGCCTCCAGGGCCTCACGTCGGCCATGGGAAAGATCGgcatcggcgtcgcggtgctCGTCTTCACCGTGCTCGCCGCGCGCCAGCACGCCGGCACCGCCAGGGACAGCCAGGGGAAGCCTCTGTTCGTCGTCGCCATCCCCGAGGGCATCCCGCTGGCCGTGACGCTGGCGCTGGCGTTCACCGTGAAGCGGGTCGCCAAGGAACACGCGCTGGTGCGCCGTCTCTCTGCGTGCGAGACGATGGGGTCGGTCACGGCCATCTGCACCGACATGACCGGAACGCTCACGCTGAACCACATGGTGGTGAGCGAGTTCTGGGTCGGCAATGACCAGCCTAAAGCCGCCACGGCGCTCGCCGGGAGCGTGCTCAGCCTGCTGCGCCAGGGAGCCGGGCTCAACACCACCGGTCATGTGTACAACAAGCCGGAGGACAACGTGTCGTCGCGGCCGCAGATATCCGGCAGCCCGACGGAGAAGGCGTTGCTGTCGTGGGCCGTGGACTATCTCGGCACGGACACCGACGCGTTGAAGAAGAGTTGCGAGGTGGTTCGCATCGAAGCCGGCGAAAACCGAATCGGCGTGATGATCAGGGACAATGCCGGCGCGGTGATCGCGCACTGGAAAGGCGCCGCGAGGATGGTCTTGCCGGGTTGCTCCATGTACGTGGACACACGAGGAGCTGCGCACGAGCTGGGCATCGAGCAGAGGGCGAAGCTGGAGAAGGCCATCGATGACATGGCGGTGGCCGGCCTGCAGTGCGTCGCCTTGGCTTACAAGCAAGTCAATCGCCATGGCAAGCAACCAACCATGGACGACGACAAGGGGCTGACTTTGCTGGCCTTGGTCGGCTTGAAAGACCCGTGCCGGTCAGATGCCAAGTCCGCCATTGACACCTGCGCCGAAGCAGGTGTTGAGGTGAAGATGGTGACCAACGCAAACATCGCATTGGCCCGCGCAGTCGCCGTGGAGTGTGGCCTTATCTCAGACAACAGCCCCAGCGGCATCACAATCGAAGGGCCTGAATTCCGCGCCATGCCGCAGGAGCAACAGCTCGCGATCGTCGATGACATCCGTGTCATGGCGCGGTCTCTGCCTATGGACAAGCTGCTGCTAGTACAGTGGCTAAAGCAGAAGGGACACGTGGTGGCCGTCACCGGCTGTGGTTCCAAGGACGCTCCGGCGCTCATGGAGGCTGACATTGGTCTGTCCATGGGGATACGTGGCACCGAGATCGCCAAGGAGAGCTCCGACATTGTCATCCTCAACGACAGCTTCAGCACGGTGGCGACGGCCGTCCGCTGGGGCCGTTGCGTCCACGACAACATACAGAAGTTCATCCAGTTCCACGTCACCGTCAACGTGGCCGCCCTCGTCATCAACTACCTCTCCGCGATCACCACGGGGAAGATGCCGCTGACCACCGTGCAGCTGCTGTGGATCAACGTTATCATGGACACCATGGGCGTGCTGGCGTTGGCCACGGGCACGCCAACGGAGGCGCTGATGCGCCGCCCGCCGACCGGTCGTGCAGCGCCGCTTATCAGCAACGCCATGTGGCGCAACCTCATCGCGCAGGCAGCTTTCCAGGTAGGCATCCTGTTGTCGCTCCAGCACCTGCAGGGTCGCCGTGTCTTCGGCGCCGACGAGACGGTGAACCGCACGATGATCTTCAACACGTTTGTGCTATGCCAGGTGTTCAACCTGTTCAATGCGAGGGAGATCGAGAAGAAAAAAGTCTTTGCCGCGCTGTTCAACAGCAGGATGTTCCTCACAATCATCGCGGCGACGGTCGTCCTGCAGGCGGTGATGGTGGAGGTGCTAACAAGGTTCGCTGGCACGAAGAGGCTTGGCTTGGGGCAATGGGGTGTATGCTTTGCTATTGCCGCCATGTCCTGGCCGATCGACTGGGCGATCAAGTTCATCCCTGTGCCAGACTGGCCTGTCATTAAGATGAAGGCAAGCAGATGA